The Limisphaerales bacterium genome includes the window ACAACAAACGCACGGCGGCGAGTTTGAAATTGCTCTCCTCATCCGTGGGCGAAACACAGCGTTCATCGCCCCAAAAAAAATGTGCGTTCGCAAACGCATCCGGCGAAGCTTCCGCCGCCACTGCCGCGTACAATAATTTCGGGATGCGTCCGCCGGAAAGTGCCACCGTAAATGAATCGCGCAGATCCATCGCACTGAGCCAACGGACGGCGGCCTCGGCGGCCAGTGCCTCGGCATTGGGAAAGCGGCAAAGCGTGTGATTCATTTCGCAGGCTGGGGGTTGTGCCACACGTGGCCGTCCTGCGCGAGGAGGTCTTCCGCCGCCTCGGGCCCCCACGTGCCGGCCGCATAAAATTCGCGGTTGCTCAATGGCTCCCCCCCCCAACCGGAGCGGATGGTATCGACAAATTGCCACGCGGTTTCCACTTCATCGCGTCGGATAAACAATGTGGCATCGCCCGCCATCGCCTCAAGCAACAGGCGCTCGTACGCCTCGGGGGTGTACGCTCCAAATTCCGCATCGTAGCCAAAGTGCATCCGCACCGGGCGCGTGGCGATGGTGGTGCCGGGCACTTTGCCATTGAAGCGAAGAAAAATCCCTTCATCGGGTTGTAGGCGAAGAGTCAGTGCATTGCGATCCAAATTAAGATCGCCCTCTGCAGCGAAGAGCACACTCGGCGTGGGGCGAAATTGCACGCGCACCTCGCTGGCGCGCAACGGCAGATTTTTTCCCGTACGCAAATAAAACGGCACACCGCTCCAGCGCCAGTTGTCGATGAAGAGTTTGAGCGCGGCGTACGTTTCCACATTACTCCCGGCATCCACCCGCTCCTCCTGCCGATAGCCCGCGCGGTTATCACCATTCACCGTGCCGGCAAAATACTGGCCACGTACCACTTGCTGCGCCACCGTCTCGGGCGTCATAGGGCGAATGGATTTAAGCGCCTTTACTTTTTCATTCCGGATATCTTCCGCGGCCAACGAAGGGGGCGGCTCCATAGCCACGAGCGAGAGGATTTGCAGGAGATGATTTTGCATCATATCGCGCATCGTGCCCGATTCCTCAAAATAACCGCCGCGGCTGCCCACGCCGATGTCTTCGCTCACGGTGATTTGCACATGCTCGATGGCCTCGCGATGCCAAAGCTGCTCGAAGATGGCGTTTGAGAAACGGAACATCATAATGTTCTGCACCGTTTCCTTGCCGAGATAATGGTCGATGCGGAGAATTTGCCGCTCGCGCGCGTGCTTCACCAGTTGGGCGTTGAGTTCGCGCGCGGATTGCAGATCGTGCCCGAAGGGTTTCTCCACCACCACGCGCTGCCAAAACGGATCGCCCTCTTCCCACCGATGCAGCAGCTTCGCATCGTGCAGCCGGTCCACCACATCGCCAAACAAGCTCGGTGAAATCGCCAGATAAAAAATCAAATTATTTGCGAGCTGTTCGTTGCCGAAATCCGCCAAGCGCGTCCCCAAGCTCGCGTAGGCCTTGGCGTCGGTGAGATCGCCGCGATGGTAAAACAAATTTGCCGCAAAAGTTTCCCATTGCTTAGCATCAACATTGGGCGACCGCGAGAAGCGCTCGATGCCCGCCTTCATTTCCTCGCGCCAACTTTCATCCGTCTTATCCCGCCGCGCAAAGCCCACCACACGGAAGGGTTCGGGCATCTGCCCGTCCTTGTATAAGTGAAACAACGCCGGGATCAGCTTACGCACCGTGAGATCGCCACTCGCGCCAAAAATCACAATGGTACACGGTTCATCCGCCTTGCGCCCCTCATCCAGCCGCGAAAGGCCAGGAATTACAGCAGTTTCCATATGCGCGACAGCATAGGGGGCGAATGATAGACAAACAATACCTGAGCCAATTTGAACCTAAACTTTGCGTGAAAACACTTCATGTTGCGTGAAAATCACACCTGAAAACGGACAATTACTGTGAATAAATCGGAGAAAATTCAAAAAATTGGAAATTAAGAGCATTTTTTTTACGGCATGAAATCTGCTTGAAAAATCGCAACTGACTACCAAGTCATAACCCAAAACCAATAAAAAACCCAATACCATGAACAAATCATCAAAAATTCAAAGCGGTTTCACGCTGATTGAGCTTTTGGTAGTGATTGCCATTATCGGCATCCTCGCCTCCATGCTCCTCCCCGTGCTGGCCAAAGCCAAAGCCAAAGCTCACCAAGTGAAAAGCGCCAACAACATCAAACAAGTCCGCCTCGGCAT containing:
- the zwf gene encoding glucose-6-phosphate dehydrogenase, encoding METAVIPGLSRLDEGRKADEPCTIVIFGASGDLTVRKLIPALFHLYKDGQMPEPFRVVGFARRDKTDESWREEMKAGIERFSRSPNVDAKQWETFAANLFYHRGDLTDAKAYASLGTRLADFGNEQLANNLIFYLAISPSLFGDVVDRLHDAKLLHRWEEGDPFWQRVVVEKPFGHDLQSARELNAQLVKHARERQILRIDHYLGKETVQNIMMFRFSNAIFEQLWHREAIEHVQITVSEDIGVGSRGGYFEESGTMRDMMQNHLLQILSLVAMEPPPSLAAEDIRNEKVKALKSIRPMTPETVAQQVVRGQYFAGTVNGDNRAGYRQEERVDAGSNVETYAALKLFIDNWRWSGVPFYLRTGKNLPLRASEVRVQFRPTPSVLFAAEGDLNLDRNALTLRLQPDEGIFLRFNGKVPGTTIATRPVRMHFGYDAEFGAYTPEAYERLLLEAMAGDATLFIRRDEVETAWQFVDTIRSGWGGEPLSNREFYAAGTWGPEAAEDLLAQDGHVWHNPQPAK